One Epinephelus fuscoguttatus linkage group LG10, E.fuscoguttatus.final_Chr_v1 genomic window carries:
- the dda1 gene encoding DET1- and DDB1-associated protein 1 — protein sequence MEKADFLKGLPVYNKSNFSRFHADSVCKASNRRPSVYLPTREYPSEQIIVTEKTNILLRYLHQQWDKKNAAKKREQEQGEGDSPAPPRKIARTDSQEMNEDS from the exons ATGGAGAAG GCCGATTTCTTGAAAGGACTTCCTGTCTACAATAAGAGCAACTTCAGCAGGTTTCATGCAGACTCCGTTTGTAAAGCATCT AATCGAAGGCCCTCTGTGTACCTTCCAACACGAGAATACCCATCTGAACAGA TTATTGTAACAGAGAAAACCAACATCCTTCTGCGTTACCTCCATCAGCAGTGGGACAAAAAG AATGCAGCAAAGAAAAGGGAACAGGAACAAGGTGAGGGTGACAGTCCGGCACCCCCAAGGAAGATCGCCAGGACAGATAGCCAAGAGATGAACGAGGActcataa
- the abhd8b gene encoding protein ABHD8: protein MLTSFMEGLLCCLTSKSANVVVPVETSEPADGYEFVEVKPGRVLRVRHIVPDRPAVEEPTGPGGSVSCKRKITVYRNGQLFIENLGDRASAELKNCQNGETEPNSTVEVELTDCGNSSPPVSIPEPRSESGKDGAAETGAGGEASAAGQTDQSQQPRKRRRKPKRTVVIDCERKISACKGTHADVALFFIHGVGGSLDIWGSQLDFFSRLGYEVISPDLAGHGASSAPQIAAAYTFYALAEDMRLIFKRYARKRNILIGHSYGVSFCTFLAHEYPDQIHKMVMINGGGPTALEPSLCSIFNLPTCVLHCLSPLLAWSFLKAGFAKQGAKEKQLLKDNNAFNVSSFVLRAMMSGQYWPEGDEVYHAELTVPILLVHGMHDKFVPVEEDQRMAEILLMAFLKVLEDGSHMVMMECPDAVNTLLHEFLLWEPAAPPPPKKESKARPETAKAQSDSTRATSDPSKVRPATARQTSDEKPDSKAKK, encoded by the exons ATGCTGACCAGCTTTATGGAGGGTCTTCTCTGCTGCCTGACCTCCAAGTCTGCCAACGTTGTGGTTCCTGTAGAAACTTCAGAACCAGCTGACGGCTACGAGTTTGTGGAGGTGAAACCAGGCCGCGTATTACGGGTTCGGCATATAGTCCCTGACCGGCCGGCGGTGGAGGAACCCACTGGGCCGGGTGGGAGTGTAAGCTGCAAACGAAAGATCACAGTATACCGTAATGGACAGCTATTCATTGAGAACTTGGGTGACAGGGCGAGTGCTGAACTGAAAAACTGCCAGAATGGGGAGACAGAACCAAACAGTACTGTAGAGGTTGAACTGACAGACTGTGGTAACTCCTCACCGCCTGTCAGCATCCCTGAGCCTAGGTCTGAGTCTGGAAAAGACGGAGCAGCTGAaacaggagcaggaggagaggcaTCTGCTGCTGGACAGACTGACCAGTCGCAGCAACCCAGGAAGCGCAGGCGGAAGCCCAAGCGCACAGTAGTGATTGACTGTGAGAGGAAGATATCAGCTTGTAAAGGGACACATGCAGACGTGGCTCTGTTCTTCATCCATGGAGTAGGAGGCTCCCTGGACATCTGGGGAAGCCAGTTGGACTTCTTTTCCAGGCTGGGCTATGAAGTGATCTCTCCAGACCTAGCAGGTCATGGAGCCAGCTCAGCACCACAGATAGCTGCTGCGTACACTTTCTACGCCCTGGCTGAGGACATGAGATTGATCTTTAAGAGATATGCACGCAAGAGGAACATTCTCATAGGACATTCCTATGG TGTGTCGTTTTGTACCTTCTTGGCCCACGAGTATCCGGATCAGATCCACAAGATGGTGATGATCAACGGCGGTGGTCCCACAGCTCTGGAGCCCAGCCTCTGCTCCATCTTCAACCTACCCACCTGTGTGCTCCACTGCCTCTCCCCGCTGCTAGCCTGGAGCTTTCTCAA GGCCGGCTTTGCTAAACAGGGTGCCAAGGAGAAGCAGCTGCTGAAAGACAACAATGCCTTCAACGTGTCGTCCTTTGTGCTGCGTGCCATGATGAGTGGCCAGTACTGGCCTGAGGGAGACGAGGTTTACCATGCTGAACTCACAGTGCCCATTCTGCTGGTTCACGGCATGCATGACAAGTTTGTCCCTGTTGAAGAGGACCAGCGCATGGCAGAG ATCCTCCTCATGGCCTTCCTGAAGGTCCTGGAGGATGGCAGTCACATGGTCATGATGGAGTGCCCAGACGCTGTCAACACACTCCTGCATGAGTTCTTGCTCTGGGAGCCGGCTGCCCCTCCACCGCCAAAGAAAGAGTCCAAAGCACGTCCAGAAACTGCCAAAGCTCAATCTGACAGTACCAGGGCTACATCTGACCCTTCCAAGGTCCGACCTGCAACTGCAAGGCAGACCTCGGACGAGAAGCCAGACAGCAAGGCCAAGAAATGA
- the ptprc gene encoding LOW QUALITY PROTEIN: receptor-type tyrosine-protein phosphatase C (The sequence of the model RefSeq protein was modified relative to this genomic sequence to represent the inferred CDS: deleted 1 base in 1 codon), whose product MAGLFGLKILLLWAGIIGLASCQSAADSGSTTNSVSATLPPRTPTNAALPSGTILTVSTLPPRTMTATTVMPTDTSATAHTPSVTSPTLTSISPSAELNSSTTSASAASPASTPPSNTTKPTDPQASTTQNQTSRPLTTPNNTVTSTTQANKAPPPPQCSYNVAPIVSGFRIDMMTSSTPDNYIINITEKGRNEPTVQSFSRTSYEIKQLKPCTEYELSVAYRDNAGNETLCTSTQSKMNTTAMNKSDIKEGSCMHGYVCYQSDWDISSSLSTSNNIPAQPCKSSNTELCIKPDYNDICTDLTTTFTSGDCANTFSLTKSITVADFLDPNKIYQKPPTGLPAKIEAELPKHCTDLTVDYTCQDKLSDIKNESELEPFTHYSCTGHIKNNNVPINRTTDIEFMIDCDLTITTQSNAAMTSIDLTWTATSQDCPVLPGLPNLSYDCSCVSHSKHTPCANKSQTGGRCRFTELDPFTKYKFKVQPKYNDKEVASPSPVTEVQTEPGKPEDIPHVEWSNPEHNVVRVICTYGKRFNGPQKKYIARLYYNGAPQVEKPPVQHCNFDFKNLSYLTEYKVKVFAFNGEHYSNPNIKTVTTSYNDKALIGFLVFLIILTSVALIMVIYKIYILKHRNSHDMGENMMLISTANDEENLMLVEPIAAEVLLDAYKRKLADEGRLFLAEFQSIPRIFSRFTVKEAKKPCNVPKNRYVDILPYDYNRVQLTTGNGEAGCDYINASFIDGYKESKKYIAAQGPKEETVSDFWRMVWEQQSSIIVMVTRCEEGNRVKCAQYWPSTEREAEIFEEFIVKLNSEDCCPDYTIRRLTLTNKREKNSEREVTHIQFMSWPDHGVPGEPHLLLKLRRRVNAFKNFFSGPIVVHCSAGVGRTGTYIGIDAMMEGLEAEGRVDIYGYVVRLRRQRCLMVQVEAQYILIHQALLEHNQFGETEITLSELHSTLSTLTSKTSSNEPTLMEEEFERLPTYKNWRTFNTGITEENKKKNRSSAVIPYDYNRVLLKLDEGRSHDSDPDEDDEEDSSDEEDEESTKYINASHIDGYWGPRTFITAQTPLPDTMADFWSMVYQKKASAIVMLSDSSEGDKESDCVYWDNDKKAFGDTEVEVASTEATPAFISRNMLIRHVKRKESRPVKQYQFLKWASSGLPEKPQDLVDMIKDIKHSCGSSKPLKNMPVVVHCNDGSSRSGVFCALWNLLDSAETEKLVDVFQVVKTLRKERTGMLSDLEQYQFLYSTLEGVYPVQNGEVKAVQAPAADSIQVVNETEAAEQPAEKTAEQPTSTTSNNQQVAPAESTPLVADGGKEDKKEEPEKASSPAETTPLEHTVTVEV is encoded by the exons GTGTTTCAGCCACCTTACCTCCACGCACTCCCACAAATGCGGCTTTACCTTCAGGAACCATCTTAACTGTCAGCACCTTACCTCCACGCACCATGACAGCAACCACTGTCATGCCTACAGACACCTCAGCAACTGCCCACACACCTTCAGTCACCTCGCCAACCCTCACCTCAATCTCCCCAAGCGCAGAACTTAATTCATCTACCACGTCTG cctctgctgcttctcCTGCAAGCACCCCACCCTCAAACACAACCAAGCCAACAGACCCTCAGGCAAGCACCACTCAAAACCAGACTTCACGTCCACTCACCACGCCCAACAACACAGTGACTTCCACCACCCAAG CCAACAAagcccctccacctccacagt gtTCTTACAATGTTGCACCCATCGTCTCTGGCTTCAGGATTGACATGATGACAAGCTCTACCCCTGACAACTACATCataaacattacagaaaaaGGCCGAAATGAACCCACTGTTCAGTCCTTCAGTAGAACCTCATATGAAATCAAACAACTGAAGCCCTGTACTGAATATGAGCTCAGTGTTGCATATCGTGATAATGCTGGCAATGAAACACTCTGTACTAGCACTCAAAGTAAAATGAATACAACTGCAATGA ATAAATCAGACATTAAAGAAGGCAGCTGCATGCATGGATATGTTTGTTACCAAAGTGACTGGGACATCAGCTCTTCACTGTCAACATCCAATAATATCCCAGCTCAGCCATGCAAAAGCAGCAATACAGAGCTCTGCATTAAACCTGATTACAATGACATCTGCACTGATCTGACTACAACCTTCACTTCAGGAGACTGTGCCAACACCTTCAGCCTCACCAAAAGCATCACTGTCG cAGATTTCTTAGATCCAAAT AAAATATATCAGAAACCTCCAACTGGACTTCCTGCAAAAATAGAAGCAGAATTACCTAAACACTGCACCGATCTCACCGTCGATTACACCTGTCAGG ATAAACTCAGTGACATCAAGAATGAGTCTGAGCTGGAGCCCTTCACACATTACAGCTGTACTGGTCACATCAAGAACAACAATGTCCCCATTAATCGAACCACTGATATCGAGTTCATGATCGACTGTG ATCTTACaataacaacacagtcaaatgCAGCCATGACCTCCATTGATCTGACATGGACCGCGACCAGTCAGGACTGTCCAGTTCTTCCTGGTCTTCCAAACCTTTCATATGACTGCAGTTGTGTTTCTCATTCCAAACACACACCCTGTG CTAACAAATCTCAAACGGGAGGAAGGTGTCGTTTTACTGAACTGGATCCATTCACCAAGTATAAGTTTAAAGTTCAACCCAAGTACAACGACAAGGAAGTTGCCAGTCCATCTCCAGTTACTGAGGTTCAGACTGAGCCTGGAA AACCAGAAGATATTCCTCATGTGGAGTGGAGTAATCCGGAGCATAACGTGGTCAGAGTAATCTGTACTTATGGAAAACGCTTCAATGGACCTCAGAAGAAATACATTGCACGTCTGTATTATAATGGTGCCCCTCAGGTGGAGAAGCCTCCAGTGCAACACTGCAACTTTGACTTTAAAAATCTAAGCTACTTAACGGAATATAAAGTGAAG GTGTTTGCTTTCAACGGAGAACATTACAGCAACCCCAACATAAAAACTGTGACCACTTCCT ACAATGACaaagctctgattggttttctgGTCTTCCTCATCATCCTCACGTCTGTGGCTCTAATTATGGTCATCTACAAGATTTACATTTTGAAGCACAGAAATTCCCA tgaCATGGGTGAAAACATGATGCTTATTTCAACAGCAA ATGATGAGGAGAACCTGATGCTTGTCGAGCCGATTGCAGCAGAGGTGCTACTGGATGCCTACAAGAGGAAGCTCGCTGACGAGGGAAGACTTTTCCTGGCTGAGTTTCAG AGCATCCCCAGAATCTTCTCGAGATTCACCGTGAAAGAGGCCAAAAAGCCCTGCAACGTCCCCAAGAACCGCTATGTGGACATCCTGCCAT ATGATTATAACCGTGTGCAACTGACCACCGGAAATGGAGAGGCAGGATGTGACTACATCAATGCCAGCTTCATTGAT GGGTACAAGGAATCCAAAAAGTACATTGCAGCTCAAG ggCCGAAAGAGGAGACTGTGAGTGACTTCTGGAGGATGGTCTGGGAGCAGCAGTCCTCCATCATTGTCATGGTAACACGCTGTGAAGAGGGAAACAGG GTCAAGTGTGCGCAGTACTGGCCGTCTACAGAGCGAGAGGCAGAGATCTTTGAGGAGTTCATAGTGAAGTTGAACTCAGAGGACTGCTGTCCAGATTACACCATTCGCCGTCTCACTCTAACTAAC aagagggagaagaactcagagagagaggtgacCCACATCCAGTTCATGAGTTGGCCGGACCACGGCGTCCCCGGGGAGCCACATCTCCTCCTGAAACTGAGGCGGCGTGTCAATGCTTTCAAGAATTTCTTCAGCGGCCCCATCGTTGTTCACTGCAG CGCGGGAGTCGGCAGGACAGGCACTTACATTGGCATCGATGCCATGATGGAGGGTCTGGAGGCGGAGGGCAGAGTGGACATCTACGGTTATGTAGTCAGACTCCGCAGACAGAGATGTCTAATGGTTCAAGTAGAG GCCCAGTACATCCTGATTCACCAGGCGCTGCTGGAGCACAATCAGTTCGGAGAGACTGAGATCACCCTGTCTGAGCTCCACAGCACACTGAGCACGCTCACATCGAAAACCTCCAGTAATGAACCAACCTTGATGGAGGAGGAGTTTGAG AGACTCCCCACTTACAAAAACTGGAGGACATTCAACACAGGGATCACAGAagagaacaagaagaagaatcGCTCTTCAGCTGTCATCCCAT ATGACTACAACCGAGTGTTGCTGAAGCTAGATGAAGGACGCAGTCATGATAGTGACCCcgatgaggatgatgaagaagatTCATCagatgaagaggatgaggagTCCACTAAATACATCAACGCCTCCCACATAGAT GGATACTGGGGCCCACGCACCTTCATCACAGCGCAGACTCCGCTGCCAGACACCATGGCTGACTTCTGGTCGATGGTTTACCAGAAGAAAGCATCTGCTATTGTCATGCTCTCAGACAGCAGTGAGGGAGATAAG GAGTCCGACTGTGTCTACTGGGATAATGACAAGAAAGCATTTGGGGACACTGAGGTAGAGGTAGCAAGCACGGAAGCCACCCCAGCTTTCATCAGCCGCAACATGCTGATCCGCCATGTCAAG AGGAAAGAGAGTCGGCCGGTGAAACAGTACCAGTTCCTGAAGTGGGCAAGCAGTGGGCTGCCGGAGAAACCTCAAGATCTCGTGGACATGATCAAGGACATCAAGCACAGCTGTGGCAGCAGCAAACCACTGAAGAACATGCCTGTCGTGGTCCACTGCAA TGACGGCTCGTCCCGTTCAGGGGTCTTCTGTGCCCTGTGGAACCTGCTTGACAGCGCTGAGACTGAGAAGCTGGTGGATGTTTTCCAGGTGGTCAAAACCCTACGCAAGGAGAGAACGGGCATGCTCTCTGACCTG GAACAGTACCAGTTCTTGTACAGCACCCTGGAGGGAGTCTATCCTGTCCAGAACGGGGAAGTGAAAGCAGTACAGGCCCCTGCAGCTGACTCCATCCAGGTTGTCAATGAAACCGAAGCAGCAGAGCAGCCAGCAGAGAAAACAGCTGAGCAGCCAACCAGCACTACCAGCAacaaccagcaggtggcgccAGCAGAGAGCACTCCTCTTGTGGCTGATGGAGGGAAGGAAGACAAAAAAGAGGAGCCTGAAAAGGCTTCCAGCCCCGCAGAGACTACACCACTGGAGCACACTGTCACTGTGGAGGTGTGA